One Candidatus Krumholzibacteriota bacterium DNA window includes the following coding sequences:
- a CDS encoding histidinol-phosphatase HisJ family protein, protein MIDYHLHGNFCGHGSGTLGEYVEAALGRDLVEIGFSAHLPKVVDPDPYHAMLEEDLPRYVETVLSLRERYRGRISIKLGIEADFFEGHEDATRRLLDAWPFDYVLGSIHFLGDWHFTSREGLPRYETADPEEAFPRYFEQVRRLVDTGLFDILAHPDAIKRERFRPARTPVADYESVAERLACRGMAIEVNTGGLRRRAGSIYPDAAMLAACARRGVPVTLGSDAHSPADVGRDFDEAYRLLAAVGIDETAVFDRRRLALRPVPAAK, encoded by the coding sequence ATGATCGACTACCACCTGCACGGCAACTTCTGCGGCCACGGCTCGGGAACGCTCGGCGAGTACGTCGAGGCGGCGCTCGGCCGCGACCTCGTGGAGATCGGCTTCAGCGCGCATCTGCCGAAGGTCGTCGATCCAGACCCGTACCACGCGATGCTCGAGGAGGATCTTCCCCGCTACGTCGAGACGGTCCTCTCGCTGCGGGAACGATACCGCGGCCGCATCTCGATCAAGCTGGGGATCGAGGCGGACTTCTTCGAGGGACACGAGGATGCCACGCGCCGCCTGCTCGACGCCTGGCCGTTCGACTACGTCCTCGGGTCGATCCATTTCCTCGGCGACTGGCATTTCACGAGCCGCGAGGGGCTTCCCCGCTACGAGACGGCCGATCCCGAGGAGGCCTTTCCCCGCTATTTCGAGCAGGTGCGTCGGCTCGTCGACACGGGGCTCTTCGACATCCTCGCCCATCCCGACGCGATCAAGCGCGAACGCTTCCGCCCGGCGCGCACGCCCGTGGCGGATTACGAGAGCGTCGCCGAGCGGCTCGCCTGCAGGGGTATGGCGATCGAGGTGAACACGGGCGGACTCCGGCGGCGCGCCGGCTCGATCTATCCCGACGCCGCGATGCTCGCCGCGTGCGCCAGGCGCGGCGTGCCCGTCACGCTCGGTTCCGACGCGCACAGCCCCGCGGACGTCGGCCGCGATTTCGACGAGGCCTACCGGCTTCTCGCCGCCGTCGGGATCGACGAGACGGCGGTCTTCGACCGGCGGCGCCTCGCCCTTCGGCCCGTTCCGGCGGCGAAGTGA
- the hypE gene encoding hydrogenase expression/formation protein HypE, which translates to MKERDGERILMAHGGGGVLMHELIGRIAGRFGGEGPMQDSALIDLPGGRIAFTTDSYVVSPLFFPGGDIGRLAVCGTVNDLAVCGARPRWISLAMIVEEGLDIEVLDRVAASVDAAAREADVRVVTGDTKVVERGKADGLFINTAGIGEIPPGVDVSTANALPGDVVIVSGTIGDHGLALLSVREGIAFGGEIESDTAPLSSLIVPLLEARPGVVRAMRDATRGGLAAVLNEIAVDAGVCVRVESAKIPVRESVRRGCELMGYDPLHIANEGKFVLIVDPAAAGAVVEAMRGHELGRDAAAIGRITDEEPGLVVLKTGLGGERVVDLPYGDILPRIC; encoded by the coding sequence ATGAAGGAACGGGACGGGGAGCGCATCCTCATGGCCCACGGCGGCGGCGGCGTCCTGATGCACGAGCTGATCGGCCGCATCGCCGGGCGGTTCGGCGGCGAGGGGCCGATGCAGGACAGCGCGCTGATCGATCTGCCCGGCGGCCGGATCGCCTTCACCACGGATTCGTACGTGGTGAGCCCCCTCTTCTTTCCCGGCGGCGACATCGGGCGGCTCGCCGTCTGCGGCACGGTGAACGACCTCGCCGTCTGCGGCGCCCGGCCCCGGTGGATCTCCCTCGCGATGATCGTCGAGGAGGGCCTCGACATCGAGGTGCTCGACCGCGTGGCCGCATCCGTCGACGCCGCGGCGCGCGAGGCGGACGTGCGCGTCGTCACGGGCGACACGAAGGTCGTCGAGCGCGGAAAGGCGGACGGGTTGTTCATCAACACCGCCGGCATCGGCGAGATCCCGCCCGGCGTCGACGTGTCGACGGCCAATGCGCTCCCGGGGGACGTCGTGATCGTCAGCGGCACGATCGGCGACCACGGACTGGCCCTTCTCAGCGTCCGCGAGGGGATCGCGTTCGGCGGGGAGATCGAGAGCGACACGGCGCCGCTCTCCTCGCTCATCGTTCCGCTCCTCGAGGCCCGGCCGGGGGTCGTGCGCGCGATGCGCGACGCGACGCGCGGCGGGCTCGCCGCCGTCCTCAACGAGATCGCCGTCGACGCCGGCGTCTGCGTGCGTGTCGAGTCGGCGAAGATCCCCGTCCGCGAATCGGTTCGCCGCGGGTGCGAGCTCATGGGGTACGATCCGCTCCATATCGCGAACGAGGGGAAGTTCGTCTTGATCGTCGATCCGGCCGCCGCCGGGGCGGTCGTCGAGGCCATGCGCGGGCACGAGCTCGGACGCGACGCGGCGGCGATCGGCCGGATCACCGACGAGGAGCCGGGGCTCGTCGTGCTCAAAACCGGTCTCGGGGGCGAGCGCGTCGTCGATCTGCCCTACGGGGATATCCTGCCGAGGATCTGCTGA
- a CDS encoding HD domain-containing protein, with the protein MSKAKFDRVESGVPGLALFRIEGKLGFHENLKVEKLTAECMKRAFRTVVFDFSGLSSLGGGVARILRDFVAKYAENGGRVAFVVTSGVVLEFLLDGDTSVSVYRSVEDAIAASETDRREATAETRPAPEASVSPAQAAEAAAGAGEDAPVAETAARNGDVILMSYDGAVEEADAAPDPSTKAGEASPTADAPGEASDPRIITEIFGARADRPPAWIENPLSPFGAGADAASPDVSRSLKRRILELKTLFSISADFNAIRDKKKLLDIFLLTSIAQGGVEAAVFFERSGDVFLPVMSKGIDIDSIRHLRLTPEPDERGSSPRGICTVADFRGPAAEREALAAEGLEHVCPFNAQSGTAGFVVLGRRIRGRDMQEEDFEFIQILVNLAQGAFENALMFEREHSRTLGIVKSLISLIEENTMLKGTSEFVSRYVGIVAKNVGYPEEHFTDLVYGTVLRDMGMVKVSDLIVRSPRELSRDEWEIIKRHPEDGAAMLEGMKFNNHVVDIVRTHHERFNGEGYPQGLRGKEIPLGSRIISVVESYAAMIHERPNRPALTEREAIESLRENYGLRYDREIVAGFTRIMEREIAQSVCADSSVR; encoded by the coding sequence ATGTCGAAGGCGAAATTCGATCGGGTCGAGAGCGGTGTTCCCGGCCTGGCTTTGTTCCGGATCGAGGGCAAGCTGGGGTTCCACGAGAACCTGAAGGTCGAGAAGCTCACGGCGGAATGCATGAAGCGGGCGTTCCGCACGGTCGTCTTCGACTTCTCGGGATTGTCGTCGCTCGGCGGCGGGGTCGCCCGGATCCTGCGGGACTTCGTGGCGAAGTACGCCGAGAACGGCGGGCGCGTGGCCTTCGTCGTCACGAGCGGCGTCGTGCTCGAATTCCTGCTCGACGGGGACACGTCTGTTTCCGTCTACCGGTCGGTCGAGGACGCGATCGCCGCATCCGAAACCGATCGCAGGGAAGCAACCGCAGAAACACGGCCGGCGCCCGAGGCGTCGGTGTCGCCCGCGCAGGCCGCGGAGGCGGCCGCCGGCGCCGGAGAGGACGCGCCGGTCGCCGAAACGGCCGCGAGGAACGGGGACGTCATACTCATGTCCTACGACGGCGCCGTCGAGGAAGCCGACGCTGCGCCGGATCCGTCCACGAAAGCCGGGGAAGCGTCTCCGACTGCGGATGCGCCGGGGGAAGCGAGTGATCCCCGGATCATCACCGAGATCTTCGGCGCCCGCGCCGATCGGCCGCCGGCGTGGATCGAGAATCCGCTTTCTCCCTTCGGAGCGGGCGCGGATGCCGCGTCGCCCGACGTATCACGGAGTCTCAAGCGCCGCATCCTCGAGCTGAAGACGCTCTTCTCGATCAGCGCGGATTTCAACGCCATCCGCGACAAGAAGAAACTGCTCGACATCTTTCTGCTGACCTCGATCGCCCAGGGCGGCGTCGAGGCGGCGGTCTTCTTCGAGAGGTCCGGCGACGTGTTCCTGCCGGTCATGTCGAAGGGGATCGATATCGATTCGATCAGGCATCTCCGGCTCACGCCGGAGCCCGACGAGCGCGGCTCCTCGCCGCGCGGGATCTGCACGGTCGCGGATTTCCGCGGACCGGCGGCGGAGCGGGAGGCGCTCGCCGCCGAGGGGCTCGAGCACGTCTGTCCCTTCAACGCGCAGTCCGGGACGGCCGGGTTCGTCGTCCTCGGCAGGCGCATCAGGGGCCGGGACATGCAGGAAGAGGATTTCGAGTTCATCCAGATCCTCGTGAACCTGGCCCAGGGAGCCTTCGAGAACGCCCTGATGTTCGAGCGCGAGCACTCGCGCACGCTGGGGATCGTCAAGAGCCTCATCTCCCTCATCGAAGAGAACACCATGCTCAAGGGGACGAGCGAGTTCGTCTCCCGGTACGTCGGTATCGTCGCGAAGAACGTGGGGTACCCGGAAGAGCATTTCACCGATCTCGTCTACGGGACGGTCCTCCGCGACATGGGCATGGTGAAGGTGAGCGACCTGATCGTCCGGAGCCCGCGGGAACTCTCGCGCGACGAGTGGGAGATCATCAAGCGGCACCCGGAGGACGGGGCCGCGATGCTCGAGGGCATGAAATTCAACAACCACGTCGTCGATATCGTCCGCACGCACCACGAGCGCTTCAACGGCGAGGGATATCCCCAGGGTCTGCGCGGCAAGGAGATTCCGCTCGGATCGAGGATCATCTCGGTCGTCGAGAGCTACGCGGCGATGATCCACGAACGGCCGAATCGTCCCGCCCTCACCGAGCGCGAGGCGATCGAGAGCCTCAGGGAGAATTACGGCCTCCGCTACGATCGGGAGATCGTCGCGGGATTCACGCGGATCATGGAACGGGAGATCGCGCAGTCGGTCTGTGCCGACTCGTCGGTCCGATAG
- the hypF gene encoding carbamoyltransferase HypF, giving the protein MDRTDWQGIADGLELGGGTVRARLVARGRVQGVGFRPSVFRYAVEENLAGFVRNTRLGVVIEVEGPRESVDRFALRLLGEPPPLARIDELDAEAVPPAGGGRFVILESEEPGRAEALFPVDTAVCADCLREMRDPADPRFRYPFINCTNCGPRFTIIEGLPYDRPLTTMRRFEMDGLCRGQYADPGDRRFHAEPISCPNCGPRLFLVGEEGRELDGDPVTETRRLLEAGFIVAVKGLGGYHFACRADRGETVGLLRLRKSRPAKPFAVMFRDLSVAEQYCRIGDTERALLLSPEAPIVILRRRDHHLPESIAPGNACIGAFLPYTPVHHLLMETFDALVMTSANLSDEPLISTEEEIAGLLGPIADAALENDRPIAHKCDDSIVFAPGGLAVPIRRARGFVPEPVPLPMPPAICILATGGQEKGTFALSRGGSAFLSPHLGDLGDWRGQRNYRGELEEYERILGISAEAVVHDMHPDYFTTRFAAQLGLPTFAVQHHHAHAVSVMVEHGIVDPVVAVCFDGTGFGTDGTLWGGEFLLAEFHRFERLAHLAVVPLAGGEAAIREPWRMALVHLRRWRGDALAGDDLGRWGIPPDAPVETILELVDRGVNAIPTSSIGRFFDAVASMLDLGARVSYEAEAAVALEAAALESNDGGLYRFGSSGTGPIVVDPTPVVAAVAADIDRNVSVPAIARRFHRGVAAMIVETAGRLAAATHRGTVVCSGGVFQNRLLCEDVMALSAGDGLDWRWHAIVPPNDGGVSLGQLQAAAAMIAHGEDGAADVPGKERQR; this is encoded by the coding sequence ATGGACAGGACCGACTGGCAGGGGATCGCCGACGGCCTGGAACTCGGCGGCGGGACGGTCCGGGCGCGTCTCGTCGCGCGCGGGCGGGTGCAGGGCGTCGGTTTCCGCCCGAGCGTCTTCCGCTACGCCGTCGAGGAAAATCTTGCCGGATTCGTGCGGAACACGCGCCTCGGCGTCGTCATCGAGGTCGAGGGGCCGCGCGAGAGCGTCGACCGGTTCGCCCTTCGGCTGCTCGGCGAGCCGCCGCCGCTCGCCAGGATCGACGAACTCGACGCCGAAGCCGTCCCGCCGGCCGGCGGCGGGCGGTTCGTCATCCTCGAGAGCGAGGAGCCGGGCCGGGCCGAGGCCCTCTTTCCCGTCGACACGGCCGTCTGCGCCGACTGCCTTCGGGAGATGCGCGACCCGGCCGATCCGCGGTTCCGCTACCCCTTCATCAACTGCACGAACTGCGGGCCGCGTTTCACGATCATCGAGGGGCTGCCGTACGACCGTCCGCTGACGACGATGCGGCGCTTCGAGATGGACGGACTGTGCCGCGGCCAGTACGCCGACCCGGGCGACCGACGCTTCCACGCCGAGCCGATCTCCTGCCCGAACTGCGGGCCGCGTCTCTTTCTCGTCGGCGAGGAGGGGCGGGAGCTCGACGGCGATCCCGTGACCGAGACACGACGGCTGCTCGAGGCGGGGTTCATCGTGGCTGTGAAGGGGCTCGGCGGATACCACTTCGCCTGCCGGGCCGACCGCGGAGAGACGGTCGGGCTCCTCCGCCTGCGCAAGAGCCGTCCGGCCAAGCCGTTCGCCGTCATGTTCCGCGATCTTTCCGTCGCCGAACAGTACTGCCGCATCGGCGACACGGAACGGGCGCTCCTCCTCTCGCCCGAGGCGCCGATCGTGATCCTCAGGCGGCGCGACCACCACCTGCCCGAATCGATCGCGCCGGGCAACGCCTGCATCGGGGCCTTTCTGCCCTACACGCCCGTCCATCACCTCCTCATGGAGACCTTCGACGCGCTCGTCATGACCTCGGCGAACCTCTCCGACGAGCCGCTCATCTCCACCGAGGAGGAGATCGCCGGCCTGCTGGGACCGATCGCCGACGCGGCGCTGGAGAACGACCGGCCGATCGCGCACAAGTGCGACGATTCGATCGTCTTCGCGCCGGGGGGGCTGGCCGTGCCGATCAGGCGGGCGAGGGGATTCGTGCCGGAGCCGGTGCCTCTCCCGATGCCCCCGGCCATCTGCATCCTGGCGACGGGGGGGCAGGAGAAGGGGACGTTCGCGCTCTCGCGGGGCGGAAGCGCCTTCCTCTCGCCGCACCTCGGCGATCTCGGCGACTGGCGCGGGCAGCGCAACTACCGGGGAGAGCTCGAGGAGTACGAGCGCATCCTCGGCATCTCGGCCGAGGCGGTCGTCCACGACATGCATCCGGACTACTTCACCACGCGTTTCGCGGCCCAGCTCGGACTGCCGACCTTCGCCGTCCAGCATCACCACGCCCACGCGGTGAGCGTGATGGTCGAGCACGGCATCGTCGATCCGGTCGTCGCGGTCTGCTTCGACGGGACGGGGTTCGGGACCGACGGGACGCTCTGGGGCGGGGAGTTCCTCCTCGCCGAGTTCCACCGTTTCGAGCGTCTCGCGCATCTCGCCGTCGTCCCGCTCGCCGGCGGCGAGGCGGCGATCCGCGAGCCGTGGCGGATGGCCCTCGTTCATCTCCGGCGCTGGCGGGGCGACGCGCTGGCCGGCGACGACCTCGGGAGATGGGGGATCCCGCCGGACGCGCCGGTGGAGACGATCCTCGAGCTCGTCGACCGCGGCGTGAACGCGATTCCCACCTCGAGCATCGGCCGTTTCTTCGACGCCGTCGCGTCGATGCTTGATCTCGGCGCGCGCGTGAGCTACGAGGCCGAGGCGGCCGTCGCCCTCGAGGCCGCCGCCCTCGAGTCGAACGACGGGGGGCTCTACCGGTTCGGATCCTCCGGGACGGGGCCGATCGTCGTCGATCCGACGCCGGTCGTCGCCGCGGTCGCCGCCGACATCGACCGGAACGTTTCCGTGCCGGCGATCGCTCGCCGGTTCCACCGGGGCGTGGCGGCGATGATCGTCGAGACGGCAGGCCGACTCGCCGCCGCCACGCACCGAGGCACGGTGGTCTGCTCGGGCGGCGTTTTCCAGAACCGGCTGCTCTGCGAGGACGTCATGGCCCTGTCGGCCGGCGACGGACTCGACTGGCGATGGCACGCGATCGTCCCCCCGAACGACGGGGGCGTCTCTCTCGGACAACTGCAGGCCGCGGCGGCGATGATCGCGCACGGGGAGGACGGGGCCGCGGACGTCCCCGGGAAGGAGCGACAGCGATGA
- a CDS encoding helix-turn-helix domain-containing protein, whose amino-acid sequence MVKHHQRDYGSIIIGGHDDACEVMTSVEAAEYLKMHVKTVCRLAKEKKIPAKKVGSEWRFLRSVLDRWLAQEDLLVEISE is encoded by the coding sequence ATGGTAAAACATCATCAGCGCGATTACGGAAGCATCATCATCGGTGGACATGACGACGCATGCGAGGTGATGACGTCGGTCGAGGCGGCCGAGTACCTGAAGATGCACGTGAAGACGGTCTGCCGTCTTGCCAAGGAAAAGAAGATTCCGGCGAAGAAGGTCGGGAGCGAATGGCGGTTCCTCAGGAGCGTTCTCGATCGATGGCTCGCCCAGGAGGATCTGCTCGTCGAGATCTCGGAGTGA
- the guaB gene encoding IMP dehydrogenase, translated as MKDRKILKEGLTFDDVLLVPARSRVHPQKVNVKTRLTRKIRLNMPVVSAAMDTVTEWQLAIALAREGGIGIIHKNLSIDEQAEQVDRVKRSESGMIVNPVTLSQDMLVREAKELMARYHISGLPVVDGDVLVGILTNRDLRFIERDDVRVDSVMTREGLITASQGIKLDRAMRILHENRIEKLPVVDEKGRLKGLITFKDIQKRLDFPHSSKDTRGRLRVGAAVGIGAGTMDRVRALVDAHVDVLVVDTAHGHAEPVMKMIERIRNKFRGIQLIAGNIATATAARDLIKLGVDAIKVGIGPGAICTTRVIAGIGVPQITAIMDCADVAAKADVPLIADGGIKYSGDIAKAIAAGADSVMIGSLFAGTDESPGEIIYHQGKAYKVYRGMGSIGAMKKGSSDRYFQEGVGEGKFVAEGIEGRVSYKGSLASNVYQLVGGLKSGMGYCGCGTIAALKKQSRFMRITHAGLRESHPHDIVISKEAPNYRTST; from the coding sequence GTGAAGGACAGAAAGATCCTCAAGGAAGGCCTGACCTTCGACGACGTGCTCCTCGTCCCCGCCAGATCCCGTGTCCACCCCCAGAAAGTCAACGTCAAGACGCGCCTGACGCGCAAGATACGGCTGAACATGCCCGTGGTCTCCGCGGCGATGGACACCGTGACGGAATGGCAGCTGGCGATCGCCCTCGCGCGGGAGGGCGGCATCGGGATCATCCACAAGAACCTCTCGATCGACGAACAGGCCGAGCAGGTGGACCGCGTGAAGCGGAGCGAGAGCGGGATGATCGTCAACCCGGTCACCCTGTCGCAGGACATGCTCGTCCGGGAAGCCAAGGAACTCATGGCCCGGTATCACATATCGGGGCTCCCGGTCGTCGACGGCGACGTTCTCGTGGGCATCCTCACGAATCGCGACCTTCGCTTCATCGAGCGCGACGACGTCCGCGTGGATTCGGTGATGACCAGGGAGGGACTCATCACGGCGTCGCAGGGGATCAAACTCGATCGCGCGATGCGCATCCTCCACGAGAACCGGATCGAGAAGCTCCCCGTCGTCGACGAGAAGGGGCGGTTGAAGGGGCTCATCACCTTCAAGGACATCCAGAAGCGGCTCGATTTCCCCCATTCCAGCAAGGACACGCGCGGGCGTCTCCGCGTGGGCGCGGCGGTGGGGATCGGCGCCGGGACGATGGACCGCGTGCGGGCGCTCGTCGACGCGCACGTCGACGTCCTCGTCGTCGACACCGCGCACGGACACGCCGAGCCGGTGATGAAGATGATCGAGCGGATCCGCAACAAGTTCCGCGGGATACAGCTGATCGCGGGAAACATCGCGACGGCGACCGCGGCGCGAGACCTCATCAAGCTCGGCGTCGACGCGATCAAGGTCGGTATCGGGCCCGGCGCGATCTGCACGACGCGCGTCATCGCCGGGATCGGCGTGCCGCAGATCACGGCGATCATGGACTGCGCGGATGTCGCGGCGAAGGCCGACGTGCCGCTGATCGCCGACGGCGGGATCAAGTACTCCGGGGACATCGCCAAGGCGATCGCCGCCGGCGCGGACAGCGTGATGATCGGCAGCCTCTTCGCCGGCACGGACGAGAGCCCCGGCGAGATCATCTACCACCAGGGCAAGGCCTACAAGGTCTACCGGGGGATGGGTTCGATCGGGGCGATGAAGAAGGGAAGCAGCGACCGGTACTTCCAGGAGGGCGTCGGCGAGGGCAAGTTCGTCGCCGAGGGGATCGAGGGGCGCGTCTCCTACAAGGGGAGCCTCGCGAGCAACGTCTACCAGCTCGTCGGCGGGCTGAAGTCGGGAATGGGATATTGCGGCTGCGGCACGATCGCGGCCCTCAAGAAACAGTCGCGGTTCATGAGGATCACGCACGCGGGACTCCGCGAGAGCCATCCGCACGACATCGTCATCAGCAAGGAGGCTCCCAACTACCGGACGAGCACGTAG
- a CDS encoding alpha/beta fold hydrolase, whose amino-acid sequence MKNTLEKLHQSIWELRMCVQDGTAGPAHRRDLARFFHESRLFVERRARIPQVDRSFLMLQESDSDCVILLHGAGGSPDEMRGLGEHLFRLGFSVYAQRLPLEKIGAEESDPAHARAINLNRWSACLAEMSIAVETLVACFPHTWIAGFSFGGTLALNLLREHPLRGGVLIAPALYPRRSLRYVGFRVLRRLMPALARRRYPRETTVVELMEQSRTNLARIETPLLVVQAARDPIVSRRGFDHLRRALPGETYRFLLLDSDRHVIVRGEDGSEVARLVGEFIKSA is encoded by the coding sequence ATGAAGAATACGCTGGAGAAGCTGCACCAGTCGATCTGGGAACTGCGCATGTGCGTCCAGGACGGAACGGCGGGGCCTGCGCACCGGCGCGACCTGGCCCGGTTCTTCCACGAAAGCCGGCTCTTCGTCGAGCGCAGGGCGCGCATCCCGCAGGTCGACCGGTCATTTCTCATGCTCCAGGAAAGCGACTCGGACTGCGTCATCCTCCTGCACGGGGCGGGCGGATCGCCTGATGAGATGCGCGGTCTCGGCGAGCACCTCTTCCGGCTGGGATTCTCCGTCTATGCGCAGCGTCTGCCGCTGGAGAAGATCGGCGCCGAGGAGAGCGATCCCGCGCACGCCCGGGCGATCAACCTCAATCGCTGGAGCGCCTGCCTCGCCGAGATGTCGATCGCCGTGGAAACGCTCGTCGCCTGCTTTCCCCACACGTGGATCGCGGGCTTCAGTTTCGGCGGGACGCTGGCCCTGAACCTTCTCCGGGAACATCCTCTCCGCGGGGGCGTCCTGATCGCGCCGGCCCTCTATCCGCGGCGTTCCCTTCGATACGTCGGATTCCGCGTCCTGCGGCGGCTGATGCCCGCTCTCGCCCGCCGCCGCTATCCGCGCGAGACGACCGTCGTCGAACTGATGGAGCAGAGCAGGACGAACCTCGCCAGGATCGAGACGCCGCTGCTCGTCGTGCAGGCCGCGCGCGATCCGATCGTCTCGCGCCGCGGCTTCGATCACCTGCGCCGCGCCCTGCCCGGGGAGACCTACCGGTTCCTCCTCCTCGACAGCGACCGTCACGTGATCGTCCGCGGCGAGGACGGGAGCGAGGTCGCGCGGCTCGTCGGGGAGTTCATCAAAAGCGCGTAG
- a CDS encoding epoxyqueuosine reductase translates to MSGTTPRDNLDTLRRALAGHGVDLLSSAALTPGARAHVHEAVRAETEELGYALVIGMRLSRPALETCRTAPTWTYYYHYRTVNFALDQAAFLAAGTIQRMGRRAFPVPASQILDWDRLRAHLSHREIGELAGLGWRGRNNLLVHPGLGAQFRLVTVLTDLELPAKGADLSLPGCGACRACIDACPAGAIGEDASRFDADRCTAQLRRFTKSEKINTMICGVCVRVCRGAGPESGMSKA, encoded by the coding sequence ATGAGCGGAACCACGCCCCGTGACAACCTCGACACGCTGCGGCGGGCGCTCGCCGGGCACGGCGTCGATCTTCTCTCGTCGGCCGCTCTCACGCCCGGGGCGCGTGCGCACGTCCACGAGGCGGTGCGCGCCGAAACGGAAGAGCTCGGATACGCGCTCGTCATCGGGATGCGACTCTCCCGCCCGGCGCTCGAGACCTGCCGGACCGCCCCGACGTGGACCTACTACTACCACTACCGGACGGTGAACTTCGCGCTCGACCAGGCGGCCTTTCTCGCGGCGGGCACGATCCAGCGGATGGGACGGCGGGCCTTCCCCGTGCCCGCGTCGCAGATCCTCGACTGGGACCGGCTGCGGGCCCACCTCTCGCACCGCGAGATCGGGGAACTGGCGGGGCTGGGCTGGCGGGGGCGCAACAACCTGCTCGTCCACCCGGGTCTCGGTGCGCAATTCCGCCTGGTGACCGTGCTGACCGATCTCGAGCTGCCCGCGAAAGGGGCGGATTTGTCGCTGCCCGGCTGCGGCGCCTGCCGCGCCTGCATCGACGCCTGTCCGGCCGGGGCGATCGGCGAGGACGCCTCGCGGTTCGACGCCGATCGTTGCACGGCTCAGCTCAGGCGGTTCACGAAGAGCGAGAAGATAAACACGATGATCTGCGGGGTCTGCGTCCGGGTCTGCCGGGGCGCCGGGCCGGAAAGCGGGATGAGCAAAGCATGA